The Ziziphus jujuba cultivar Dongzao chromosome 7, ASM3175591v1 genome includes a region encoding these proteins:
- the LOC107424236 gene encoding transcription termination factor MTEF18, mitochondrial, giving the protein MPFRKAFFTILSHCFSTATTTSTSISTRLQKLPPLSNIHTKYKPQAIQQAQKALTDYLHATRSLPFTYAEHIGKNSIFSLSNLIRKIDYSVSTFPRNFRRLLRYHPINEFEFFFESIGIDYNDVSGFLPSNKFFFSEDGTVLNAACALSGFGFPWNMLGKLYTEDTSIFSKSSAELTARLSRIKEYGFSNLSVVGLCLAFPKLLSGEDELGGDIEALFGDFERVFVEFGLGNCVEGNVDACYEVCRKIRVFYDLGCQKGKVGELMSRKKILFLECSEEVLVQKADYFCKFGIGKGEVGLLLLQSPEILNLDLETPVISVLGFLQHFGLSKEELQSVRQKYSHVLGRNKMVNLPHSIRALDLQDWFFNKITCSHELLATYAIGDPNEDIDQGFINGLKRIQSTRTPIHTMNKLNFLHGIGFGENALTMKVLTHMHGNSSELQGRFDCLLNRGIKFSKLCTILRMTPKILSQNPENLEQKVNFLCQEMGSSLQYLDIFPAFLCFDLENRIKPRYRFHVWLTERGLCSKNYSIASMIATSEKSFVSRLSGIHPAAPKQWLECFLYKRY; this is encoded by the coding sequence ATGCCCTTTCGCAAAGCTTTCTTCACCATTCTCTCTCACTGCTTCTCCACCGCCACCACCACTAGCACCAGTATCAGCACCAGGCTTCAGAAACTCCCGCCCCTTTCAAATATACACACCAAGTACAAGCCCCAAGCTATCCAGCAAGCCCAGAAGGCCCTCACGGACTACCTCCACGCCACCAGGTCATTGCCCTTCACCTACGCCGAGCACATTGGCAAAAACTCTATCTTTTCCCTCTCCAATCTCATCAGAAAGATTGATTACTCGGTCTCAACTTTTCCTAGGAACTTCAGGAGGCTCCTCAGGTACCATCCAATCAATGAATTTGAGTTTTTCTTTGAAAGCATAGGCATAGATTACAATGACGTTTCTGGGTTTTTGCCTTCCAATAAGTTCTTCTTTTCGGAAGATGGCACCGTTTTGAATGCTGCTTGTGCTCTTTCTGGATTTGGGTTTCCATGGAATATGTTGGGGAAATTGTATACGGAGGATACTTCTATTTTCAGTAAGAGCTCAGCGGAGTTAACAGCTAGACTTTCTAGGATTAAGGAATATGGATTTAGTAATCTCTCTGTGGTTGGCTTGTGTTTGGCTTTCCCAAAATTGTTGAGTGGAGAAGATGAACTGGGGGGTGATATTGAGGCATTGTTTGGTGATTTCGAAAGGGTTTTCGTAGAATTTGGTTTGGGAAATTGTGTTGAGGGAAATGTGGATGCTTGTTATGAGGTCTGTAGGAAAATTCGGGTGTTTTATGATTTAGGTTGTCAGAAGGGCAAGGTAGGGGAATTGATGAGTAGGAAGAAAATCCTTTTTCTTGAATGTTCAGAAGAGGTTTTGGTACAAAAAGCAGACTACTTTTGCAAATTTGGTATTGGGAAGGGTGAAGTGGGTTTGTTGCTTCTTCAGAGTCCAGAAATTTTGAATCTTGATTTGGAAACTCCAGTAATCTCAGTGTTGGGATTCTTGCAACATTTTGGACTGAGCAAAGAAGAATTGCAATCTGTTAGGCAAAAATACTCCCATGTGTTAGgaagaaataaaatggtcaATTTACCTCATTCGATAAGGGCTCTGGATCTACAAGATTGGTTTTTCAATAAGATTACATGTTCACATGAGTTATTAGCAACTTATGCAATCGGCGATCCAAATGAAGATATAGACCAAGGGTTTATAAATGGGTTGAAAAGGATCCAATCTACCAGAACCCCCATTCATACAATGAATAAATTGAATTTCTTGCATGGAATTGGGTTTGGAGAGAATGCTTTGACTATGAAGGTCTTAACTCATATGCATGGCAATAGTAGTGAGTTACAAGGACGGTTTGATTGCCTTCTCAATAGAGGTATCAAATTCTCCAAACTGTGTACTATTTTAAGAATGACTCCGAAGATCTTAAGTCAAAATCCAGAGAATCTAGAACAGAAGGTCAATTTTCTGTGTCAAGAAATGGGATCCTCTTTGCAGTACCTAGATATTTTCCCAGCATTTTTGTGTTTTGATCTGGAGAACCGAATTAAACCCAGATACAGATTTCATGTGTGGCTCACAGAGAGGGGCTTGTGTAGCAAAAACTACTCAATTGCAAGCATGATTGCTACTAGTGAAAAGAGCTTTGTATCACGCCTTTCTGGAATTCACCCAGCTGCTCCAAAGCAATGGTTGGAGTGTTTCTTATACAAAAGATATTAA
- the LOC107424235 gene encoding flowering locus K homology domain isoform X3, translating to MAQPGEIPFKPTDPVVLSDPGSGIGQSATGKRRREDEFPAETRAGEEADESAPKRRAQAQDVLFRIVVPSRQIGKVIGKEGCRIQKIREETKATIKIADAVARHEERVIIISSKDNDNGVSDAENALQHIAGLILKEDDIGTEASKVGSGHVAANTIRLLIAGSQAGCLIGMSGQNIEKLRNSSGATISILAQNQLPLCASAYESDRVVQVSGDVSAVVKALGEIGCQLRENPPRQVISISPTYNYTSVRPPQPYLDPTSADYVTFEMLISETLVGGLIGRCGSNISRIRNESGAMIKVYGGKGEQKHRQIQFGGSAQQVALAKQRVDEYIYSQLKQEGAQEAITLLRQ from the exons ATGGCGCAACCAGGCGAAATTCCCTTTAAACCCACGGATCCCGTTGTGCTATCCGATCCGGGATCCGGAATCGGACAATCGGCCACCGGGAAGCGCCGCCGAGAGGACGAATTTCCAGCTGAAACGAGAGCTGGAGAAGAGGCCGATGAATCGGCGCCGAAGCGGCGGGCTCAAGCTCAGGACGTCCTCTTCAGGATCGTTGTTCCATCGAGGCAGATAGGCAAGGTCATCGGTAAAGAAGGTTGCCGAATCCAGAAGATTCGCGAGGAGACCAAAGCTACCATCAAAATCGCCGATGCTGTTGCC CGACACGAAGAGCGTGTGATTATTATAAGTTCTAAGGATAATGACAATGGAGTTTCTGACGCTGAGAATGCGCTACAGCATATTGCGGGTTTAATTCTAAag GAAGATGATATTGGAACTGAGGCATCGAAAGTTGGTTCAGGACATGTGGCTGCCAATACAATAAGGCTTTTGATTGCTGGGTCGCAGGCAGGTTGCTTAATTGGGATGTCTGGTCAGAATATTGAGAAATTGAGGAATTCTTCTGGTGCCACCATATCGATACTAGCTCAGAATCAGTTGCCTTTGTGTGCATCTGCTTATGAATCTGATCGTGTGGTACAG GTATCTGGCGATGTTTCTGCTGTTGTAAAGGCTCTTGGGGAGATTGGTTGTCAACTAAG GGAAAACCCACCTCGACAAGTGATTTCTATAAGCCCGACGTATAATTATACATCAGTTCGCCCACCTCAACCATACTTAGACCCAACTTCAG CTGATTATGTAACCTTCGAGATGCTGATATCAGAAACCCTAGTTGGTGGTTTGATCGGCAGGTGCGGCTCCAACATATCAAGGATCAGGAATGAATCTGGAGCAATGATCAAG GTGTATGGTGGGAAAGGTGAACAAAAGCACAGGCAAATCCAATTTGGTGGTAGTGCCCAACAG GTGGCATTGGCGAAGCAAAGGGTCGATGAATACATATATTCTCAGTTGAAACAAGAAGGAGCTCAAGAAGCAAT AACGTTACTGAGACAATGA
- the LOC107424235 gene encoding RNA-binding KH domain-containing protein PEPPER isoform X2: MAQPGEIPFKPTDPVVLSDPGSGIGQSATGKRRREDEFPAETRAGEEADESAPKRRAQAQDVLFRIVVPSRQIGKVIGKEGCRIQKIREETKATIKIADAVARHEERVIIISSKDNDNGVSDAENALQHIAGLILKEDDIGTEASKVGSGHVAANTIRLLIAGSQAGCLIGMSGQNIEKLRNSSGATISILAQNQLPLCASAYESDRVVQVSGDVSAVVKALGEIGCQLRENPPRQVISISPTYNYTSVRPPQPYLDPTSADYVTFEMLISETLVGGLIGRCGSNISRIRNESGAMIKRTIGDALGSSVVFLLLVNWCMVGKVNKSTGKSNLVVVPNRWHWRSKGSMNTYILS, translated from the exons ATGGCGCAACCAGGCGAAATTCCCTTTAAACCCACGGATCCCGTTGTGCTATCCGATCCGGGATCCGGAATCGGACAATCGGCCACCGGGAAGCGCCGCCGAGAGGACGAATTTCCAGCTGAAACGAGAGCTGGAGAAGAGGCCGATGAATCGGCGCCGAAGCGGCGGGCTCAAGCTCAGGACGTCCTCTTCAGGATCGTTGTTCCATCGAGGCAGATAGGCAAGGTCATCGGTAAAGAAGGTTGCCGAATCCAGAAGATTCGCGAGGAGACCAAAGCTACCATCAAAATCGCCGATGCTGTTGCC CGACACGAAGAGCGTGTGATTATTATAAGTTCTAAGGATAATGACAATGGAGTTTCTGACGCTGAGAATGCGCTACAGCATATTGCGGGTTTAATTCTAAag GAAGATGATATTGGAACTGAGGCATCGAAAGTTGGTTCAGGACATGTGGCTGCCAATACAATAAGGCTTTTGATTGCTGGGTCGCAGGCAGGTTGCTTAATTGGGATGTCTGGTCAGAATATTGAGAAATTGAGGAATTCTTCTGGTGCCACCATATCGATACTAGCTCAGAATCAGTTGCCTTTGTGTGCATCTGCTTATGAATCTGATCGTGTGGTACAG GTATCTGGCGATGTTTCTGCTGTTGTAAAGGCTCTTGGGGAGATTGGTTGTCAACTAAG GGAAAACCCACCTCGACAAGTGATTTCTATAAGCCCGACGTATAATTATACATCAGTTCGCCCACCTCAACCATACTTAGACCCAACTTCAG CTGATTATGTAACCTTCGAGATGCTGATATCAGAAACCCTAGTTGGTGGTTTGATCGGCAGGTGCGGCTCCAACATATCAAGGATCAGGAATGAATCTGGAGCAATGATCAAG AGaaccattggagatgctcttgGCTCTTCAGTTGTATTTTTGCTACTGGTAAACTG GTGTATGGTGGGAAAGGTGAACAAAAGCACAGGCAAATCCAATTTGGTGGTAGTGCCCAACAG GTGGCATTGGCGAAGCAAAGGGTCGATGAATACATATATTCTCAGTTGA
- the LOC107424235 gene encoding uncharacterized protein LOC107424235 isoform X1 — MAQPGEIPFKPTDPVVLSDPGSGIGQSATGKRRREDEFPAETRAGEEADESAPKRRAQAQDVLFRIVVPSRQIGKVIGKEGCRIQKIREETKATIKIADAVARHEERVIIISSKDNDNGVSDAENALQHIAGLILKEDDIGTEASKVGSGHVAANTIRLLIAGSQAGCLIGMSGQNIEKLRNSSGATISILAQNQLPLCASAYESDRVVQVSGDVSAVVKALGEIGCQLRENPPRQVISISPTYNYTSVRPPQPYLDPTSADYVTFEMLISETLVGGLIGRCGSNISRIRNESGAMIKVGRFVFQAVMIRASPMVLSIGVYAALILESVHAYMVYGGKGEQKHRQIQFGGSAQQVALAKQRVDEYIYSQLKQEGAQEAITLLRQ; from the exons ATGGCGCAACCAGGCGAAATTCCCTTTAAACCCACGGATCCCGTTGTGCTATCCGATCCGGGATCCGGAATCGGACAATCGGCCACCGGGAAGCGCCGCCGAGAGGACGAATTTCCAGCTGAAACGAGAGCTGGAGAAGAGGCCGATGAATCGGCGCCGAAGCGGCGGGCTCAAGCTCAGGACGTCCTCTTCAGGATCGTTGTTCCATCGAGGCAGATAGGCAAGGTCATCGGTAAAGAAGGTTGCCGAATCCAGAAGATTCGCGAGGAGACCAAAGCTACCATCAAAATCGCCGATGCTGTTGCC CGACACGAAGAGCGTGTGATTATTATAAGTTCTAAGGATAATGACAATGGAGTTTCTGACGCTGAGAATGCGCTACAGCATATTGCGGGTTTAATTCTAAag GAAGATGATATTGGAACTGAGGCATCGAAAGTTGGTTCAGGACATGTGGCTGCCAATACAATAAGGCTTTTGATTGCTGGGTCGCAGGCAGGTTGCTTAATTGGGATGTCTGGTCAGAATATTGAGAAATTGAGGAATTCTTCTGGTGCCACCATATCGATACTAGCTCAGAATCAGTTGCCTTTGTGTGCATCTGCTTATGAATCTGATCGTGTGGTACAG GTATCTGGCGATGTTTCTGCTGTTGTAAAGGCTCTTGGGGAGATTGGTTGTCAACTAAG GGAAAACCCACCTCGACAAGTGATTTCTATAAGCCCGACGTATAATTATACATCAGTTCGCCCACCTCAACCATACTTAGACCCAACTTCAG CTGATTATGTAACCTTCGAGATGCTGATATCAGAAACCCTAGTTGGTGGTTTGATCGGCAGGTGCGGCTCCAACATATCAAGGATCAGGAATGAATCTGGAGCAATGATCAAGGTGGGCAGATTTGTATTTCAAGCTGTTATGattagagcatctccaatggttCTTTCTATTGGAGTCTATGCAGCATTGATTTTGGAAAGTGTTCATGCTTATATG GTGTATGGTGGGAAAGGTGAACAAAAGCACAGGCAAATCCAATTTGGTGGTAGTGCCCAACAG GTGGCATTGGCGAAGCAAAGGGTCGATGAATACATATATTCTCAGTTGAAACAAGAAGGAGCTCAAGAAGCAAT AACGTTACTGAGACAATGA